The Arachis hypogaea cultivar Tifrunner chromosome 14, arahy.Tifrunner.gnm2.J5K5, whole genome shotgun sequence genome has a segment encoding these proteins:
- the LOC112795478 gene encoding putative disease resistance RPP13-like protein 3: protein MVDTVVSFVLDNLSRVLVSEVTLLSGVKDQIKPLSEELKFMNIFIKSSEGKHDDPVVREVVNQIRDVAYEAEDVIDTYVVNVNNQRSRNMLGKLLHSKDHVMTLHEVNDRITTIKRRIDDIYENKSKYGIQQGDFESHFRNKEFAEDSLLARRRDVEEEEVVGLVHDSDEVINHLGSRGDSSRKVVCILGMGGLGKTTLARKIYNSDKIKTMFQCRVWGFVSNDYRAEELLINLLKCLGLSVEECKDLNDQEKMKGEVRKRMSGKKYLLVLDDIWKTQVWDELQEAFPDDDKGSRILITTRVQDISHYTRATFTYKLPFLDETQSWELFCRKVFCKKNCPLELEPPGKEMASACKGLPLAIVVLAGMVAKKERSPREWHKIKNHVSWYLAQEEEYRIVTNILKLSYDDLPQTLKPCFLYLGVYPEDYEIHVRTLCQLWIAEGFIQKKEVGPSNSPEVEDIADMYLDKLVERSLVQVASRRTDGGVKTCRVHDLLRDLCISESSENKFMEVCTTLDANKCNPRRMSLQYRGNLRLTKDNQSSARSLLVFGERTIWKSKSEGWKQIENGFKLARVLHMNLVELHSQPSGLKSLIHLRYLKLIVGSLRIAGDVLTCICNLCNLEMLHLEFHRDSDHLALPSKIWKLESLRRIYFRQLYAKWDCTGVSMLSVENGETSMENLQTLGFIHLDSQLASVLNKGMFPNLTKLSLWQHLNKSNDEILEKILQCLNKLRTLKVHNISRLPLDPNVYPRSLSKITIRRHCEIDSRLIKTLGQLVNLQILNLELASMHYDVNCAAGDFPQLQVLRVKLYKRLPGRWKIEEGGMPHIRYCDPENLLNRDQD from the coding sequence ATGGTGGACACTGTTGTATCCTTTGTGCTAGACAACTTGTCGCGGGTGCTTGTTAGTGAAGTGACATTGCTTTCAGGTGTGAAGGATCAAATCAAACCCCTAAGTGAAGAACTTAAGTTCATGAACATTTTCATTAAGAGTTCTGAGGGAAAACACGATGATCCCGTGGTGAGAGAAGTGGTGAACCAGATCAGAGATGTAGCATACGAAGCTGAAGACGTGATAGACACCTATGTCGTCAATGTCAACAATCAAAGAAGCAGAAACATGTTGGGAAAGTTACTCCACAGCAAAGACCATGTGATGACGCTTCATGAGGTGAATGATCGGATTACCACCATCAAGAGAAGGATCGATGATATCTATGAAAACAAGTCTAAATATGGCATCCAACAAGGTGATTTTGAAAGTCATTTTAGAAACAAAGAATTTGCAGAAGACTCATTGCTTGCAAGAAGGAGggatgtggaagaagaagaagtagttgGCTTGGTGCATGACTCCGATGAGGTGATTAACCACCTCGGTAGCAGAGGAGATTCGAGTCGTAAAGTTGTTTGCATACTAGGCATGGGTGGATTGGGAAAAACCACTCTTGCTCGAAAGATCTACAATAGCGACAAGATCAAGACCATGTTCCAGTGTCGTGTGTGGGGTTTTGTGTCCAATGATTACAGAGCTGAAGAACTCTTAATAAACCTTTTGAAGTGTTTGGGATTATCTGTAGAGGAGTGTAAAGATTTAAATGATCAAGAAAAAATGAAAGGAGAAGTCAGAAAACGCATGAGTGGAAAGAAATATCTGCTAGTGCTAGACGACATCTGGAAAACTCAAGTGTGGGACGAGTTGCAAGAAGCCTTTCCCGATGACGACAAGGGTAGCAGAATATTAATAACTACACGTGTTCAGGATATTTCTCACTATACAAGAGCAACCTTCACTTACAAACTCCCATTTCTTGATGAAACTCAAAGTTGGGAATTGTTTTGTAGAAAGGTATTTTGCAAAAAAAATTGTCCTCTTGAACTAGAACCTCCTGGCAAAGAAATGGCTAGTGCCTGTAAAGGTTTGCCACTTGCCATTGTTGTGTTAGCAGGTATGGTTGCCAAAAAAGAGAGGTCACCAAGAGAATGGCATAAAATCAAGAATCATGTTTCTTGGTATCTTGCTCAAGAGGAGGAATATCGAATTGTGACCAATATTCTGAAGCTTAGCTATGATGACCTTCCTCAAACATTAAAGCCATGCTTTCTTTATTTGGGAGTGTATCCTGAAGATTATGAAATCCATGTGAGAACATTGTGTCAACTGTGGATAGCTGAAGGGTTCATTCAGAAAAAAGAAGTTGGACCATCGAATTCACCAGAAGTAGAAGATATTGCCGACATGTATTTAGATAAGCTGGTGGAACGGAGTTTGGTGCAAGTTGCAAGTAGGAGAACTGATGGGGGTGTGAAGACATGTAGAGTCCATGATCTTCTCCGAGACCTCTGCATTTCAGAGAGCAGCGAAAATAAGTTTATGGAAGTGTGTACGACATTAGATGCTAACAAGTGTAATCCCCGTAGGATGTCTCTCCAGTATAGAGGAAACCTGAGGCTAACCAAAGATAACCAATCATCTGCACGCTCTCTGCTTGTATTTGGTGAAAGAACTATCTGGAAGAGTAAATCAGAAGGGTGGAAACAGATAGAGAATGGTTTCAAGTTGGCTCGTGTATTGCATATGAACCTAGTGGAGCTACATTCACAACCAAGTGGATTGAAGTCATTGATCCATCTAAGGTATTTGAAACTGATAGTAGGTTCTCTAAGAATTGCAGGTGATGTTTTAACTTGTATATGCAACCTTTGCAATCTAGAAATGTTGCATCTAGAGTTTCATCGTGACTCCGATCATTTAGCTCTACCAAGCAAAATATGGAAGCTGGAGTCATTGAGGCGTATTTATTTTCGCCAACTGTATGCAAAGTGGGATTGTACTGGAGTATCAATGTTGAGTGTAGAAAATGGGGAAACAAGTATGGAGAATCTCCAGACTCTGGGTTTCATTCATCTCGATTCACAACTAGCAAGTGTCCTTAACAAGGGCATGTTTCCCAACTTGACAAAACTAAGTTTATGGCAACATCTAAATAAGTCAAATGATGAAATATTAGAGAAGATTTTGCAGTGCCTAAACAAACTCCGTACGCTAAAGGTACATAACATCAGTAGGCTTCCATTAGATCCGAATGTGTATCCCAGGAGTCTCTCCAAGATTACCATAAGACGCCACTGCGAAATAGACTCAAGATTGATCAAGACTCTGGGACAGCTTGTCAACCTGCAAATCTTGAATCTAGAGTTAGCAAGCATGCATTACGATGTTAATTGCGCGGCTGGGGACTTCCCACAGCTTCAAGTGCTACGTGTGAAACTGTACAAGAGGCTCCCTGGCAGGTGGAAAATAGAAGAAGGAGGAATGCCACATATTCGATATTGCGACCCTGAAAACCTGCTCAACCGTGATCAAGACTGA